A genomic stretch from Shewanella woodyi ATCC 51908 includes:
- a CDS encoding glycoside hydrolase family 15 protein, which produces MIFRPSNLPVQFSKTILTIAVTGFLSACSPSSTQTEPAKPIASNIATGAPGNEPTWAFAGKTGIGTSYQAYDKEELEKSPNSRVWFSIAQGVLTETMYGLIHNAQLKEMQFIITGEGFVDTEKDNTTSTIDYLHKDKMGRPLSLAYKVVNRDIEGKYEIEKHIFTDPKRDSLMMRVIFTAFEDGITPYVYLNPHIDNSGANDIAKVINEPNKQQLQAYTGASQSSVLTLRSDLVFTKASAGFVGRSDGLTDLKQDGKMDWQFTSTSEEKNHNKQPSQNLGNVALTAQLPTPQRSTDEKDSSLDFNLVLGFGQSKTESLANADATLADGNNTVLDTYNGKGDALGWQDYLASLTQLSPMSANTTDNGKLLYASALVLKAQEDKTHPGALIASLSNPWGDTIPATKASTGYKAVWPRDFYQCAMAFLAMGDTQTAKVAFEYLKKVQATKDTPGFSGTPGWFLQKTQVDGEIEWVAVQLDQTAMPIMLAWKLWQAGVLTDSDIAHWYAQMLKPAAEFLVTGGEVNLGWNHSEITPLKTQQERWEEQIGYSPSTSAAVISGLIAASEIAKVADDNQGAERYLITAKTMNNKLSKLLITDNGLLSATSPVPLTGKQAPAPYYLRLAPNGTPNTDDRLGDNNGRPGLDQRLVLDGGFLELVRYGVRPAQDPVIEQTLALIDNTQLEDQLRVKYLFTAKDGTQFPGFRRYGNDGYGEDTQTGDNYAEKGSNSLGQRGRVWPFFTGERGHYELAKAIQSDQLTKEKQSELINTYVQGMEAFANDGLMLPEQAWDGVGHATRYQYQLGQGTNSATPLAWTHAEYIKLVRSMTDKQVWDHYELVSKTLNE; this is translated from the coding sequence ATGATTTTCAGACCGAGCAACCTACCAGTCCAATTTAGCAAAACGATACTCACCATCGCTGTCACAGGGTTTCTATCAGCCTGCTCACCATCATCAACACAAACCGAACCAGCTAAGCCAATTGCGAGCAACATAGCCACTGGAGCCCCAGGTAACGAGCCTACTTGGGCTTTTGCGGGTAAAACGGGGATCGGCACCTCTTATCAAGCTTATGATAAAGAGGAACTTGAAAAGAGCCCCAATAGCCGAGTCTGGTTTTCCATTGCACAAGGTGTGTTAACAGAAACCATGTATGGATTGATCCACAATGCTCAGCTTAAAGAGATGCAGTTCATCATCACAGGCGAAGGTTTTGTCGATACAGAAAAAGATAACACCACCAGCACAATAGATTATCTGCATAAAGACAAAATGGGACGCCCTCTCTCTTTGGCTTATAAAGTAGTTAATAGAGATATTGAAGGTAAATATGAAATAGAGAAGCATATTTTTACCGACCCTAAGCGTGATAGTTTAATGATGCGGGTCATTTTTACCGCTTTTGAAGATGGCATTACTCCCTATGTGTATCTCAACCCTCACATTGACAATAGTGGCGCTAATGACATTGCTAAGGTGATTAATGAACCAAATAAACAACAACTTCAAGCATACACTGGAGCGAGTCAATCTAGTGTGTTGACCTTAAGATCGGATCTTGTTTTCACCAAAGCCAGCGCAGGCTTTGTTGGCAGATCAGATGGGCTTACAGATCTTAAACAAGACGGTAAGATGGATTGGCAGTTTACCTCTACCAGCGAAGAGAAAAACCACAATAAACAGCCATCTCAGAACTTAGGCAATGTGGCATTGACAGCTCAACTTCCAACACCACAAAGAAGCACAGATGAAAAGGACAGCAGTCTTGATTTCAATCTTGTCCTTGGTTTTGGTCAAAGTAAAACAGAGAGTCTAGCCAATGCTGATGCAACATTAGCAGACGGTAATAATACTGTACTCGATACATACAATGGCAAGGGAGATGCCCTAGGTTGGCAAGATTATCTAGCTTCTCTAACCCAGCTTTCGCCAATGTCAGCCAATACCACAGACAATGGCAAACTGCTGTACGCCAGTGCACTTGTTCTCAAGGCTCAAGAGGACAAAACTCACCCTGGCGCCCTTATCGCTTCTCTGTCCAACCCTTGGGGAGACACAATACCAGCAACGAAAGCCAGCACAGGTTATAAAGCCGTCTGGCCCAGAGATTTCTATCAGTGCGCTATGGCATTTCTGGCCATGGGCGATACACAAACCGCTAAAGTTGCCTTTGAATATCTAAAGAAAGTACAAGCCACCAAAGACACCCCAGGTTTTAGTGGAACTCCAGGTTGGTTCTTACAAAAAACCCAGGTTGACGGTGAAATAGAGTGGGTCGCCGTTCAACTGGATCAAACTGCCATGCCCATCATGTTAGCTTGGAAACTGTGGCAAGCAGGTGTACTTACCGACAGTGATATCGCTCATTGGTACGCCCAGATGCTAAAACCAGCTGCTGAGTTTTTAGTCACTGGTGGCGAAGTTAATTTAGGCTGGAACCACTCAGAGATCACACCGCTCAAAACACAACAAGAGCGCTGGGAGGAGCAGATTGGTTACTCTCCCTCTACCTCAGCCGCCGTAATTTCTGGCTTAATTGCAGCCAGTGAAATAGCCAAAGTAGCAGACGATAACCAAGGTGCAGAGCGTTATTTAATCACAGCGAAAACCATGAATAACAAGCTCAGCAAGCTCCTTATCACAGATAATGGTTTGCTCAGTGCCACCTCGCCAGTCCCCTTGACAGGCAAGCAGGCTCCCGCCCCTTACTACCTTAGGCTGGCTCCAAATGGCACCCCCAACACAGATGACCGTCTGGGTGATAACAATGGGCGTCCAGGGCTAGATCAGCGACTCGTACTCGACGGTGGTTTCTTAGAACTCGTTCGTTACGGCGTTCGTCCAGCACAAGATCCTGTGATCGAACAAACACTTGCTTTAATCGATAACACCCAACTAGAGGATCAACTCAGAGTTAAATATCTGTTTACCGCTAAAGATGGCACCCAATTTCCAGGCTTTAGACGTTACGGTAATGATGGTTATGGTGAAGATACTCAAACTGGAGACAACTACGCCGAAAAAGGCAGTAATAGCCTAGGGCAACGTGGTCGAGTTTGGCCATTCTTTACTGGTGAACGTGGGCATTATGAACTAGCTAAAGCCATCCAATCAGATCAGTTAACGAAAGAGAAACAAAGCGAGCTGATTAATACCTATGTTCAGGGAATGGAAGCATTCGCAAATGATGGATTGATGCTACCAGAGCAAGCTTGGGACGGCGTAGGTCATGCCACTCGATACCAGTATCAACTTGGGCAGGGAACAAACTCTGCCACCCCACTGGCGTGGACACATGCCGAATACATCAAGTTAGTCCGCTCAATGACAGATAAGCAGGTATGGGATCACTATGAGCTTGTCTCAAAAACATTAAATGAATAG
- a CDS encoding MFS transporter, with product MSENSSLANTAQQSERHEQLKTLQSSRNDLANRQKPELSFWQIFNMCFGFLGIQFGFALQNANVSRIFQTLGASIDEIPILWIAAPLTGLLVQPIIGYMSDNTWGKLGRRRPYFLIGAILTTLAIVIMPHSPTLWIAAGMLWIMDASINIAMEPFRAFVGDNLPNRQRTLGFAMQSFFIGVGAVVASALPYILTNLFDVPNTAPAGEIAASVRYAFYFGGAVLLIAVLWTVVSTKEYSPEELKAFEQYSSESLKTDKPHTRTEQHYRFASIIWTATGLILTLIIWIQALDKQLLILSLGVFSFGPLQLYCALKLKRLSQQNNQLNNQQDKKQSRAQLGMVFSLVDDLFNMPKAMHQLALVQFFSWFALFSMWIYTTAAVTDYHYGTQDVLSKAYNDGADWVGILFASYNGFSALAAILIPFVVMTLGLKRAHMLNLFCGGFGLISFYFIEDPNLLWLPMIGVGIAWASILSIPYALLSNMLPAEKMGVYMGIFNFFIVIPQLLAASVLGVILNLVFEGQPIFALIIAGSLMMIAGVSVLFVKTPATEVTAK from the coding sequence ATGTCAGAAAACTCAAGCCTTGCCAATACGGCTCAACAGTCAGAGCGACATGAGCAGCTAAAGACTTTGCAATCTAGCAGAAACGACCTTGCTAATAGGCAAAAGCCTGAGCTCAGTTTTTGGCAAATCTTCAATATGTGCTTTGGTTTCCTTGGGATCCAATTTGGCTTTGCCCTTCAAAATGCTAATGTGAGTCGCATTTTTCAAACATTAGGTGCATCAATCGATGAGATCCCAATTCTGTGGATCGCAGCACCGCTAACAGGTCTATTAGTTCAGCCAATTATCGGCTACATGAGTGACAATACCTGGGGAAAGCTAGGCAGACGTCGGCCCTACTTTCTTATTGGAGCCATATTAACCACCCTAGCTATCGTTATCATGCCACACTCCCCCACTCTGTGGATTGCCGCTGGCATGCTGTGGATCATGGATGCCTCTATCAACATCGCCATGGAGCCCTTCAGAGCCTTTGTTGGAGATAACCTGCCTAACCGTCAACGTACTTTAGGCTTTGCCATGCAGAGTTTTTTTATCGGTGTCGGCGCAGTCGTTGCTTCCGCACTCCCCTATATACTGACTAACCTCTTTGATGTGCCCAATACTGCGCCTGCTGGCGAGATTGCAGCCTCAGTCCGCTATGCCTTCTATTTTGGCGGGGCCGTGCTGCTTATCGCCGTGTTATGGACCGTTGTCTCAACAAAAGAGTACTCACCAGAAGAGCTAAAGGCATTTGAGCAATACAGTAGTGAAAGTCTCAAAACAGATAAACCTCATACACGTACCGAGCAGCACTATCGCTTTGCATCCATAATATGGACTGCAACAGGGCTTATTCTCACCCTGATTATTTGGATACAAGCGCTTGATAAACAACTGCTGATTTTAAGCTTAGGAGTATTCTCTTTTGGTCCACTTCAGCTCTACTGCGCCTTAAAGCTGAAACGACTTAGTCAGCAAAACAACCAACTGAACAATCAGCAAGACAAGAAGCAATCACGTGCTCAACTAGGCATGGTGTTTAGCCTGGTAGATGATCTATTCAATATGCCAAAAGCGATGCACCAACTGGCTCTTGTTCAGTTCTTCTCTTGGTTTGCTCTATTTTCCATGTGGATCTACACCACGGCAGCCGTCACTGATTATCATTACGGTACTCAAGATGTACTCTCAAAAGCCTATAATGACGGCGCTGATTGGGTAGGTATTTTGTTTGCTTCCTATAATGGTTTCTCAGCATTAGCCGCCATCTTAATCCCTTTTGTAGTGATGACGTTAGGTTTAAAAAGAGCCCATATGCTCAACCTTTTTTGTGGTGGTTTTGGCCTAATAAGCTTCTATTTTATCGAAGATCCAAACTTGCTTTGGCTTCCAATGATTGGCGTCGGAATAGCATGGGCATCGATACTTTCAATCCCCTATGCCCTACTGTCAAATATGCTTCCAGCAGAAAAAATGGGGGTATATATGGGCATTTTTAACTTCTTTATTGTGATACCTCAACTGCTCGCAGCCAGTGTACTCGGCGTCATTCTTAATCTCGTATTTGAGGGACAACCTATTTTTGCCCTCATTATTGCCGGCAGCTTAATGATGATCGCTGGAGTCAGTGTCTTGTTTGTCAAAACACCTGCCACTGAGGTAACGGCTAAATAA
- a CDS encoding RidA family protein → MDIQRLNPTPRWSDATVFNHMAHFVEIANDTSADVREQVKQIFAQAESTLSQVNSNKSRILSATIYVTDFSHMQQLNEEWEAWLPQGCAPSRACVKVELADPSYLVEISFVAAVITAQS, encoded by the coding sequence ATGGATATTCAACGTTTAAACCCAACTCCACGTTGGTCTGATGCCACTGTATTTAATCACATGGCGCACTTTGTTGAGATTGCCAATGATACAAGTGCAGATGTTAGAGAGCAGGTTAAACAGATATTTGCTCAAGCTGAATCGACCCTATCCCAAGTCAATAGTAATAAGTCGCGTATTTTATCGGCCACTATTTATGTCACTGACTTTTCCCATATGCAGCAACTTAATGAGGAGTGGGAGGCTTGGTTGCCCCAAGGTTGTGCACCGAGTAGGGCTTGCGTAAAAGTTGAGTTGGCGGATCCAAGTTACTTGGTTGAAATTAGTTTTGTCGCAGCAGTAATCACTGCACAAAGTTAA
- a CDS encoding DEAD/DEAH box helicase — MPFSKLGLSEPILNAVTELGYTTPTPIQAEAIPLALKGKNLIAAAQTGSGKTASFVLPILELLSAGETQRKKRARALVLTPTRELAVQVCKSIELYGKHLNLNAIAIYGGVDYAPQKQALIDGVDIVVATPGRLRDLYTQRAIHFDETTLLVLDEADRMLDMGFIEDITKIIDTLPEQRQSLLFSATLSRQVRELAKETVCDAIQLSFNKENEAKPNIEQWITTVDKDKKSALLSHLINEQNWPQALIFIETKHGAAKLVSQLEKRGIEAECIHSGRTQAIREQILADFKSGKIRYLISTGISARGIDIDELPLVINYDLPFPADEYVHRIGRTGRAGSAGEAISLVSKDDFKNLCMIESRLNHLLERRVIEGFSPRKEVPVSVLNYVPKSQRDEDGKRIKSEKSAKSGAVRSKAKSSKPSNRLGDGKSTESSKSNTQAGFNPWTDGKR, encoded by the coding sequence ATGCCATTTTCCAAACTTGGATTAAGTGAACCTATTTTAAATGCCGTAACTGAATTGGGTTACACCACACCGACGCCCATTCAGGCTGAGGCGATCCCGCTAGCCCTTAAAGGTAAAAATCTAATTGCAGCAGCACAAACTGGTAGCGGGAAAACCGCTTCTTTTGTGTTACCTATTCTTGAGCTGTTATCTGCTGGCGAGACTCAACGTAAAAAACGTGCCCGTGCTCTGGTTTTAACGCCAACAAGAGAGTTGGCAGTTCAAGTGTGTAAGAGTATTGAGCTTTACGGCAAGCATCTAAATCTTAACGCTATAGCCATCTATGGTGGCGTCGATTATGCGCCACAAAAACAGGCGTTAATTGATGGTGTCGATATTGTTGTGGCAACGCCGGGACGTTTGCGAGACCTCTATACTCAACGTGCAATTCATTTCGATGAGACAACACTGCTCGTGCTTGATGAAGCCGATAGGATGTTGGATATGGGGTTTATCGAAGATATCACTAAGATTATCGATACATTGCCCGAGCAGAGGCAGAGTTTGTTATTTTCAGCAACACTCTCCAGACAGGTGAGGGAGCTTGCTAAAGAGACTGTTTGCGATGCTATTCAACTCTCATTTAATAAAGAGAATGAGGCTAAGCCAAATATCGAACAGTGGATCACCACAGTCGATAAAGATAAGAAATCAGCACTGCTCAGTCATTTAATTAATGAACAAAACTGGCCACAGGCACTGATCTTTATTGAAACTAAACATGGTGCAGCCAAATTGGTGAGTCAGCTTGAAAAGCGTGGCATCGAAGCTGAGTGTATTCATAGTGGGCGTACACAGGCCATTCGTGAGCAGATCTTGGCAGATTTTAAATCTGGCAAGATAAGGTATCTGATCTCCACTGGGATCTCAGCTCGTGGTATCGATATCGATGAGTTACCTTTGGTGATTAACTACGATTTACCCTTTCCAGCCGATGAGTATGTTCATCGCATTGGGCGTACGGGCCGTGCAGGTTCAGCTGGTGAAGCGATCTCTTTGGTCTCAAAAGATGACTTTAAAAATCTGTGCATGATTGAGAGCCGATTAAACCATCTGCTTGAACGCCGTGTTATAGAGGGGTTTTCACCGAGAAAAGAGGTGCCCGTTTCGGTATTAAACTATGTGCCTAAATCACAACGTGATGAAGATGGAAAGCGGATTAAATCTGAGAAAAGTGCTAAATCAGGGGCTGTTAGATCAAAAGCGAAAAGCAGTAAACCATCGAACCGCTTAGGAGATGGAAAAAGTACTGAGTCTTCAAAAAGTAACACTCAAGCAGGCTTTAATCCTTGGACAGACGGTAAGAGATAG
- a CDS encoding alpha-amylase family glycosyl hydrolase produces the protein MELISKKESQALTLDAIKTPAIVLALLLLVMHHSSFASVPLTTTLTKPKQLHDSFVNKQAVNKPVVYQVFTRLFGNKNSTNKPWGTLEENGVGKFADFDSAALKSIKSLGVTHIWYTGVPHHALVNDYSELGISMDDPDVVKGRAGSPYAVKDYYNVNPDLAIDPANRLDEFIALIERTHKHGMKVIIDIVPNHVARNYHSISKPDGVTDFGLHDNTQLEYARNNNFYYVVNTPFNVPDVDIKIPLGGEFHPLSDGKFNELPAKWTGNGSRLATPNGHDWYETVKINYGIKPDGSHDFPTLPNHLAQQDTTAHFAFWQGVDKQRLPNSWIKFKQITEFWLSLGVDGFRYDMAEMVPVAFWSYLNSNIKQINPDAFLLAEVYDPNLYRDYIHLGKMDHLYDKVGLYDTLKAIIHSKESTSAIEIDRLNVADIDSHMVNFLENHDEQRIASPDFAGDPIKALPAMVVSTTINRSATLIYFGQELGEDGSESAGFGSPTRTSIFDYIGVPAHQAYMNGGKFDGGQSTDDELKLRGFYAQLLNLSHSAPALLGEYAPITTKNNALFAFARYSPSQQLLVVVNFSDKPQDIALVIPAHLTKQWHLTQASYQLSDLLSEGPPLASEQLTIKGNKAELSLKLPPFGSKVLSIQHRANQGTISQDTVKQDKANQDH, from the coding sequence GTGGAATTAATATCAAAAAAAGAGAGTCAAGCATTAACACTGGACGCGATAAAGACACCTGCCATTGTGTTAGCGCTTTTACTGCTTGTAATGCACCACTCCTCTTTTGCGAGCGTGCCACTGACGACTACTCTGACAAAGCCCAAACAGCTCCATGACTCTTTTGTTAATAAGCAGGCTGTTAATAAGCCAGTTGTTTATCAAGTATTCACCCGCTTATTTGGCAATAAAAACAGCACCAATAAGCCTTGGGGAACACTTGAGGAAAACGGTGTTGGTAAATTTGCAGATTTTGACAGCGCCGCCCTAAAGAGCATTAAATCTTTAGGTGTCACTCATATTTGGTATACGGGAGTTCCCCATCACGCCTTAGTTAATGACTACAGTGAGTTGGGGATAAGTATGGATGATCCTGACGTCGTCAAAGGGCGAGCCGGCTCCCCTTATGCGGTAAAAGATTACTATAACGTCAACCCAGATCTTGCTATCGATCCCGCCAACAGGCTAGATGAATTTATCGCGCTCATTGAACGAACCCACAAGCATGGGATGAAGGTGATCATCGATATCGTGCCAAACCATGTGGCAAGAAACTATCACTCCATTTCAAAGCCTGATGGCGTCACTGACTTTGGACTACATGACAATACCCAGCTTGAATATGCCAGAAATAACAACTTCTATTATGTCGTTAATACGCCGTTTAACGTGCCTGATGTCGATATCAAAATACCATTAGGGGGGGAGTTCCATCCACTGAGCGATGGCAAATTTAATGAGCTTCCCGCCAAATGGACAGGCAACGGCTCCCGCTTGGCCACGCCCAATGGCCATGACTGGTATGAAACCGTGAAGATAAATTACGGTATTAAACCTGATGGTAGCCACGACTTCCCCACTCTACCAAATCATCTTGCCCAACAAGATACCACTGCTCATTTCGCCTTCTGGCAAGGGGTAGATAAGCAACGGCTCCCCAACTCTTGGATTAAGTTCAAACAGATCACTGAATTTTGGCTTAGTCTCGGCGTTGATGGCTTTCGCTATGATATGGCAGAGATGGTGCCTGTCGCATTTTGGAGCTACCTGAACAGTAACATTAAACAGATTAATCCTGATGCGTTCCTGCTCGCAGAGGTTTACGACCCAAACCTTTATCGTGATTATATTCATCTTGGCAAGATGGATCATCTCTATGACAAAGTAGGACTCTATGACACCTTAAAAGCAATTATTCATAGTAAAGAGTCAACCTCTGCCATCGAGATAGATAGGTTAAATGTGGCGGATATCGACAGTCACATGGTGAATTTTTTAGAGAACCATGATGAGCAACGTATCGCCAGCCCCGACTTTGCAGGTGATCCCATTAAAGCCTTGCCCGCCATGGTGGTTTCAACCACAATTAATCGTTCAGCAACACTTATCTATTTCGGGCAGGAGCTTGGTGAAGATGGCAGTGAGAGCGCTGGATTTGGCTCTCCAACACGTACCAGTATTTTTGACTACATCGGCGTTCCCGCACATCAAGCTTACATGAACGGTGGCAAGTTTGATGGTGGACAATCTACAGATGATGAACTCAAACTACGTGGTTTTTATGCTCAGCTGTTAAATTTAAGTCATAGTGCTCCAGCACTTTTGGGGGAATATGCCCCAATCACGACCAAGAATAATGCCCTATTTGCCTTTGCCCGTTACAGCCCATCTCAGCAGCTACTTGTTGTCGTTAACTTCTCAGACAAACCCCAAGATATAGCTCTTGTCATTCCAGCGCATCTAACTAAGCAATGGCATTTAACACAAGCTAGCTATCAGTTAAGTGATCTGCTCAGTGAAGGGCCCCCTCTAGCTAGTGAACAGCTCACTATTAAAGGCAATAAAGCTGAGCTATCTCTGAAGTTACCGCCTTTTGGCTCAAAAGTGTTGTCGATACAACACAGGGCCAACCAAGGTACTATTAGTCAAGATACTGTTAAACAAGATAAAGCTAACCAAGACCACTAG
- a CDS encoding glycoside hydrolase family 13 protein, which yields MLNKLTFGIFFTASLLLTSGADAVSLQSHLKIEPISWWAGMHNPRLQLMLHGDKIGSLKVDIEGDDVTILETKRTDNPNYLFITLNLADAKAQTLALSLLDDQKVKYRFNYSLHERAKGSAMRQGFSNKDVIYLITPDRFVNGDLSNDNQIEMLEQIDRNDKDGRHGGDIQGIENSLDYLEKLGVTQLWINPLLENNQQKYSYHGYSTTDHYRIDPRFGSNETYKELVKKANDKGIGIIQDIIVNHIGSNHWWMQDLPSSTWINGIHTSQDKQPINYTSHRRTTVQDPYAVSEDHSEFVDGWFVDTMPDLNQTDPLLATYLIQNSIWWVEYANLSGIREDTYSYADKAFLSDWSKAIMTEYPNFNIVGEEWTANPITVSYWQAGKVNRDGYISYLPSLMDFPLYEVMLKALTQAESWDKGFISLYEMMANDVIYANPSNLVLFEGNHDTNRLYSLMNEDLNLFKMAMTYTLTSNRIPQLFYGTEVLMTSPKEGRHDGEVRSDFPGGWPTDKINALTGRGLTEKQREAQGFVKTLLNFRKNSAAIHKGSLKHYVPIDGVYVYFRSFNDETLMVVMNKNDKPVQLTSKRFKAQLDGFNRATEILTDTQIAISSAEGASITVPTRGVLLLSLTD from the coding sequence ATGCTTAACAAGCTGACATTTGGCATATTTTTTACCGCCTCCTTGCTATTAACCTCTGGGGCAGATGCCGTATCACTTCAGTCCCACTTAAAAATTGAGCCTATTTCATGGTGGGCAGGCATGCACAACCCTAGATTGCAGTTGATGCTCCATGGAGACAAGATTGGCTCGTTAAAGGTAGATATTGAGGGAGATGACGTCACAATATTGGAGACAAAGCGCACTGACAATCCAAATTATCTTTTTATTACCCTGAACTTAGCTGATGCAAAGGCCCAAACATTAGCGTTAAGCCTCTTAGATGACCAGAAGGTTAAATACAGGTTTAACTACTCATTGCATGAGCGAGCCAAGGGTTCTGCCATGCGTCAGGGCTTTAGCAATAAGGATGTGATCTACCTGATCACTCCAGACAGATTCGTCAATGGCGATCTAAGTAATGACAATCAAATTGAGATGCTTGAACAGATAGATCGAAATGATAAAGATGGCCGCCATGGCGGTGATATTCAAGGCATTGAGAACAGTTTAGATTACTTGGAAAAGTTAGGTGTTACTCAACTGTGGATCAATCCACTGCTTGAAAATAATCAGCAAAAATACTCCTATCACGGTTACTCAACCACAGATCACTACCGCATCGATCCTAGGTTTGGCAGTAATGAAACATACAAAGAGCTGGTCAAAAAGGCCAATGACAAAGGCATAGGGATCATTCAAGATATTATCGTCAACCATATCGGCTCAAACCATTGGTGGATGCAAGATCTCCCCAGTTCAACCTGGATAAACGGTATCCATACAAGCCAAGATAAGCAGCCAATAAACTATACCAGCCACAGACGAACCACAGTGCAAGACCCCTACGCTGTAAGCGAAGACCATAGCGAGTTTGTCGATGGCTGGTTTGTCGATACGATGCCTGATCTCAATCAAACTGACCCTTTACTTGCCACTTACCTTATCCAGAACAGTATATGGTGGGTTGAATATGCCAACTTAAGCGGTATACGTGAAGACACTTACTCTTATGCCGATAAAGCATTTTTAAGTGATTGGTCCAAGGCTATCATGACTGAATATCCTAACTTTAATATCGTTGGCGAAGAGTGGACTGCTAACCCCATTACAGTCTCCTACTGGCAAGCGGGTAAAGTTAATCGAGACGGCTACATCTCTTATCTTCCGAGTTTAATGGATTTCCCTCTCTACGAGGTGATGCTTAAAGCGCTGACACAAGCCGAAAGTTGGGACAAAGGCTTTATCTCCCTCTACGAGATGATGGCTAATGATGTGATTTATGCCAACCCAAGCAATTTAGTTCTTTTTGAGGGCAACCATGATACCAATCGACTCTATAGCTTAATGAATGAAGATCTTAATCTCTTTAAGATGGCCATGACCTACACACTCACCTCAAACCGTATACCTCAACTCTTTTATGGCACAGAGGTGTTAATGACCAGCCCTAAAGAGGGACGTCATGATGGTGAAGTCCGTAGTGACTTTCCCGGTGGTTGGCCAACAGACAAAATCAATGCATTAACAGGTAGAGGGCTAACAGAGAAACAGCGTGAAGCTCAAGGTTTTGTTAAAACCCTACTGAACTTTCGAAAAAACTCTGCTGCGATCCATAAAGGTTCACTTAAACACTACGTGCCAATAGACGGGGTTTATGTCTATTTCCGCTCCTTTAACGATGAAACTCTCATGGTTGTCATGAACAAAAATGACAAACCAGTGCAACTGACAAGCAAACGATTTAAAGCCCAGTTAGATGGGTTTAACAGAGCAACTGAAATACTGACAGACACCCAGATAGCGATTAGCTCAGCAGAGGGGGCCAGCATCACAGTCCCCACGCGCGGCGTACTGTTACTATCACTCACAGATTAA